One Aegilops tauschii subsp. strangulata cultivar AL8/78 chromosome 2, Aet v6.0, whole genome shotgun sequence genomic window, TGAGTGTGTGCTTAACAAGAACATAGTCCAGGTGAGCAGCTGCGCGGTGGTCTCATGTCCAGCTAAGTAAAAAGTCTTGCACTCTTCTATGATCTCCTCCATGCTCATGAGGGGGTTTTGCACGTGCTCTGGCGCGCATGCATTCAGGATTATCCCAAGCATGTCATTCCCGTATCCCACAGTGTCCTTGCAGTTAACCCGATTTTTTATGATGTTCATGAGTATGCTCCTCACCTGTTTCTCGAGCATATGCATCTTTAGGTTAtttttggtaggaaggtacctgATTTGTTTCATAAAAAAGAATTCATCAAACGGTGCTTTGTGAATTTTTTTAGTGCCTGTTGATTTGAAACTACAAGAAAGAACAAGGTATACATAAGAGGTTGCAGAAGTTGAATATGTACCTGAAGCCCGGGATGAGGTTCAAAACATTAAATATACTGTTGAAGGCAAGAAACTGGAGCTCTTTCTGCACCAGATAGACTTCCTTGGCCTCTTTATGGTTTCTGCCAAATGCCACATGTGAGATCACGTCGGCTGCAACCTCCTCGAACTGGCAACTAATATCAATCTCTACAGGACCCCGATTCATCTCCAATTTTGCTTCCCAGTCCGCCAGCATTAACCCGACACAATCAGACACTGTCATAGCCAACATCTGTGGAACCAAAGCTCGTGGCACATGCAATGAGTTAGAAAAAAGTCCCATACCAAGAAGTACTTCCTCCATTCGAAAATAGATTAAGTTTCAGCTGTGGTCTCCTTGGATAAACATGTTAGTAAATTATTATTCAATATATACTGCAAACGAATATACTAGTATAATTTGCATCTCGCAAATTTTAGTAGGGCTTTTATTAACATGTTTGCACATCCTCACACAGATAGACCTAGCTAAGTTTCACGCAGCCTATCCACCGTCTGATTTTACACAGTGTTTCATAGATAACTTTTCCATTTTAGATTCTTTTTGCTTTGTTGTTTGTTTGATTTTTATTCCTTTTGTgggttttcatttttttaatttttataCACGCAAGACGCCCGCCCACTGTCACACTGGTACAATTGCAAGCCCGCACAACTGCAATTGCACGCCCACTGATTGTCTGCAACTACATGTCTACCGGCCGATTTCAACTGCAGTTGCACACCCGCAGCCTATGCTTATCTACATGTCCACCATCCGCGTGTGACTACATTTACGAATATTATGGAAATAATAAATACAATAAAAAATTGAGAAACAAGAAATAAAAGGAGTAAAAAATaaatgaaagaagaagaagaaaacaaaaaaggaacAGCCAAAAATTCTTATGCTGATGTCACTTAGGTGACtcactaacaatttttttttttgcgaataaaACACTTCCATTAGTTAAGCAGGATGGTGACTCACTAACATGATATCCAGCGACACCCTTTTATTATAGTTAGTGTGCGAAGATATGGAGAAGTAATCAATTGAACACGTtatgggacgtcatcgagttttATTCATTGTTACAAGCTTAGGTTGAACGAGGACACACGCACGCCCAATTATATGAAAAATTCAATTTTGTGCCGGGCTCATCTACACctggtgaacagtaaaatcaaaagAAACAGCAGGAAAATTTGAAAATTCCTTGGTTTTTTGTGGTGCAAAATGATCAAATGCGTGACGTTCATGCAAAATTTCGGATTGTTTGGACAATTGAGGAACTTgtggaaaaaaattcaaaatcgGGTTTGGACATTCAAGGAGCTCGGGCCCAAAATAGCCTTTTTTTTGCCACAACCTCCTCGAATGTCGAAACATTAGGCATTTGAGCACCTTGCACCACAAAAAatattatttttttgaatttttctgcTATTCTTTTAGATGTTACTGTTCACACCCGAATCTAGATGAGCCCGGGTGTAGAATCGCCTCATCCCAATTATATTATACTCCGTCCGTCCGAAAAAGATTGTCGCTCAAATATGTATGTAGCACTAGGGCAGTATACCTTTAGCTTGTCGACACTGAACACTGGGTGGACAACCTTCCGGTGGCGCTTCCACtcgtcgccgtcgatgaggatGAGTCCCTTACCAAGCAAGCGGGTGAAATGATCATTCACGGGATTCTTTGGAAAAAGCCCCGTGCGGTCGGAGAGCACCTGCTTCACCATGTTCACATCCCCCATGAACAATTCCGGCTTCTCCCCGGGCCACGAGACGAATGTCCGTCCTGCACACGCACGTAAGTGAGTGCTAGAGAATTTATGCTCTTTAAAAAAAAAATATAACTGCTGGCTTCCGCATGGAGTGACACACATCATCATATATTTATTATTCAAAATTCAGTAGCCGAACAACATTAGCCTGGAAAAAGAGTAAGGCCGCGTGCCGGGGGCACCACTGTACAACCACTAACCCTATAATAAAAgacaaaaaacaaaacaacaaatACAAATACTTCAAAAAATTAATGAACTATAGAATAGCCAAAGAATGGACGTACCATGTGGTTTCGCGTCGTCCATGCAATTAAATTTTTTTGAGGCAAAGTCATGGAAGTGGTGGTAATTAACGTACCGTATTGGGCCATCCATTTGCGAAAGTGGGGCTGCACCAGGGCGCTGTAGTCATGGCAGCCTAGGTCGAGCACGAGGCCTGCGCTCTCGATGAGGAGGCGCTTTATCTCGCCGATGTTGCCGACCAGGAACCGGTAGTCCGGCCCGCCCACGCCCTGCGCGCGGAACGCCCTGGTTATGGCGCGGGGCCTCCACACGTACCGCCACAGCGCGCTGAGGATCCACGACGAGGCCAGCGCCACACTCACGCCGGCTGCCACCATCCAGATCATGGCCACGTGCATGGTATGTGCGTAAGGAAACGTTTGTGTGTCTTTCGGGTTGTGGACGCGATCGGGCTGAGGAGATGGTATTGCTATTTATATGGCACTTTTGGCCAGCTACAGTGAAGGTGGTTCACTCGTGGAATGGACCTGGACTCTTGGAAAGAGATAAATGCATCATGACTCATACAAGTCAGCAAGTCGTCGGTGATGAGTATTTTAGTCACACAACTTCTAAAGTGTTTCATAAGAAGCTCTAAATTCCCAGTTGTAGGCGAAGCCAGCATTGCGTGTGTATATACTAGCAAACATGCTCCTACATTGAAACGGGTGAAAAAAAACAACGTGAACCCAATAAGCATGGTACAAGCATGTCCACGTCTTCTAATTCAACGTGGCGCTCTACCCGTATCGCCGCTTATCCTTCTTCCCATCTTCACCCAAGATGGCCTTGGTTTCCAAACGATGAAAATGCGCCTGAATGTGGTCAATCCCAACGTGATGAAATTGACACACGTGTCATTGAACCGCGCCAGCTCAAGGAATGTTTAAACTTTAAGAACTAATTTTTTTGTAACTGGTTCAAACGGTCTTTTATTATGTGAATATGTAATTTGTTTTTTAAGAAAAGAACACATATTCAAATAAGTGCATGTTAACAATATAGTTTTGTTTTAGATTTTTTATCTTTTCTCATTGTGATATTTAGATATACATCATATGTTATGCACGAATCACCTCATACTATTTGTTTAAGAAAATTCCATATATCACGTTGATAATATTTCTTTTTTTGGAAAGTTCATAATATTTCATATTCCCAAATGCCACTTAAATTTTCAAGCTACTCAAAATTGCAGCAGGTACAAATTTTCAACTTCT contains:
- the LOC109784262 gene encoding cytochrome P450 709B3, coding for MHVAMIWMVAAGVSVALASSWILSALWRYVWRPRAITRAFRAQGVGGPDYRFLVGNIGEIKRLLIESAGLVLDLGCHDYSALVQPHFRKWMAQYGRTFVSWPGEKPELFMGDVNMVKQVLSDRTGLFPKNPVNDHFTRLLGKGLILIDGDEWKRHRKVVHPVFSVDKLKMLAMTVSDCVGLMLADWEAKLEMNRGPVEIDISCQFEEVAADVISHVAFGRNHKEAKEVYLVQKELQFLAFNSIFNVLNLIPGFRYLPTKNNLKMHMLEKQVRSILMNIIKNRVNCKDTVGYGNDMLGIILNACAPEHVQNPLMSMEEIIEECKTFYLAGHETTAQLLTWTMFLLSTHSEWQEKLREEVVRECGKDIPTDDKLNNMKLVNMFILETLRLYGPVTNIQRKTGSNLELGGIKVPEGTILSTPIKTIHRDKELWGKDAEEFKPQRFENGVGRAAKHPYAFLPFSIGPRACIGQNFTMIEAKVVFAMILQRFSVSLSPNYVHAPMDVFTIRPRYGLQVVINSLQI